The Mustela nigripes isolate SB6536 chromosome 4, MUSNIG.SB6536, whole genome shotgun sequence genome includes a window with the following:
- the LRRC18 gene encoding leucine-rich repeat-containing protein 18 — MAKGGKGPKGKKITLKVAKNCIKITFDGRKRLDLSKMGITNFPKCILRLNDVDELDLSRNMIRKIPESISKFQNLRWLDLHSNYIDKLPESLGQMTTLLYLNVSNNRLITNGLPAELNQLKNIRTLNLGLNHLDSVPTTLGALKELHEVGLYDNLLTSIPNSISKLPKLKKLNIKRNPFPKSEESDTFLDTIKRLDNLYLVEDKDLCSNCLRKCQQARDKLNKIKNIATGAPKKAIFSNLVSPNSMAKDSQEDWRIRSTSP; from the exons ATGGCCAAGGGCGGGAAAGGCCCTAAGGGCAAGAAGATCACCCTCAAAGTGGCCAAGAATTGTATCAAAATCACATTTGATGGGAGAAAACGCCTTGACTTGAGCAAGATGGGAATTACCAATTTCCCCAAGTGTATCCTGAGACTAAATGATGTGGATGAGCTTGACCTTAGCCGGAATATGATCAGAAAAATCCCTGAATCAATCTCCAAGTTCCAGAACCTGCGGTGGCTGGACCTGCACAGCAACTATATTGACAAGCTTCCTGAGTCCCTCGGCCAGATGACGACTCTGCTCTACCTCAATGTCAGCAACAACAGGCTCATCACCAATGGGCTGCCTGCGGAGCTCAATCAGCTCAAGAATATCCGCACCTTGAACCTAGGCCTAAACCACCTGGACAGTGTGCCCACCACCCTGGGTGCTCTGAAGGAGCTCCATGAGGTGGGGCTCTATGACAACCTGCTGACCAGCATCCCCAACAGCATCTCCAAGCTCCCCAAGCTCAAAAAGCTCAACATAAAGCGAAATCCCTTTCCCAAGTCGGAGGAGTCAGACACATTCCTAGATACCATCAAGAGGCTGGACAACTTATATCTGGTAGAAGACAAAGATCTTTGTTCAAATTGCCTGAGAAAATGCCAACAGGCCCGGGACAAGCTGAACAAAATCAAGAATATTGCCACGGGAGCACCGAAAAAGGCCATCTTTTCCAATTTGGTCTCACCCAACTCCATGGCCAAGGATTCCCAGGAAGACTGGAG GATCCGTTCAACATCTCCCTAG